A stretch of Pomacea canaliculata isolate SZHN2017 linkage group LG6, ASM307304v1, whole genome shotgun sequence DNA encodes these proteins:
- the LOC112566069 gene encoding uncharacterized protein LOC112566069 isoform X1 codes for MGDLLPAINVDQLTMSVNSAVSGGVLPPFPLLPPPPTSVLPPASFAEVSPALPCVPVARLPPLPVFSTPSAFQISPPESTCSSPVYSSTCASHLTGTATCNSMSIPLPATSCVQSEHGQQQCVCTSSNSITNNNQEDSKCNRTNDRPPSVPSLPMTLPVSMPGCPPMLIMFSLRLPMPDITSGMERGVSREMTSPSPSVGSTPRLPPFPPPFPLLFPIMPSQDGRHSRPLLPYPDLPPPIQASTSPQTSSLPLPPVSFPQGGLPLPPLPLQLPSSLTLPPLLHQPPVPISDGTLASLPSLLPQPVTSTPHTDLTLPPLVPLPSVTHPQTNLTLPPLLPTPSTSESHNSLPLPPFPPQSFTSFVQSGLPLTTLSPSSLPLPPLLPHHPPASIPEGSIGLHPLPQLTPSTTENCLSKMTALSPSNIPLVSLTQGSFPPLPPLPAQDETATSLPLPPQISIPLPPPLTSPAVGGPQSSVMFSLAGQNGFPPPHPLPGQLFHPLPFIHGSPGPHFVGQMSRRMAEDCSRQEDCSQMGEEGKSEPHTTGALRPSPSYGQQFEEAVSTLADVEANTADSFDSCESRMSDSCKEQNSQNAGSFDAEDKSKSTSFEREIKIDDLHSPSTDLDISDKQVSEKPSAVLRVQPKDCHTGLEKFSEGESNHGCTLPETATIRSQDLVEENLRTVCDPTFMDLAGQECVPREGHKSSNQNFPHFPDSGNDPQLLPSHLTSSIPSKATRSSEQSHHPMLDQLSGFVQTFGDHSISKLRQEVCLSSQCMETQHCSQAEFLPVSQEENYSARLASTYPQMAQNQVFDASGAGNGTGGVQPSRRGEGHNMASHFLEQTERTQQTTSHPTISQLQQSLSNRQPAHSFDLSSLSLEAENQGHTLLNHSLSSVQQLRESNQSLAGTLTDPLSSSCEVQNCSLQNSTIHSHLPQPSANLLSTLSVTHHGTSHLGSSFTALTGEDVDEGDMGTAVSASIRISTAGISSSDSSYPFQNGLPSDFGFPAPCSSSPPLIQQQQQTLLPSVGYSPPGLSNQGLSPNLFSSMGMGGTEQSAVDKDSQNLQLVRSSSLNTNLGLPNMSVLDMLLKTDLTVSKTSDAVPNSSVQKTALLDSELPSLTPLFAGHYCVECNKMYQDICQHHGARYYSVSDAPLLSKARATLPSCLTLGESSIVGHLNNTGVFSKGKIQANTEFGPLQGKILTTSETPDIKSFSRLKIFYEEATQVLDISDENLSNWLMFLKPARNSLERNVVAFQRGTSIVYVTCKDITPGAELLFWFSNEYARMMGLASKRATASSQYCPCCPVCSHVFIDQKQLRQHRMKEHRDLEESKWPCTLCTARFQSSSRLNSHVRSQHMHLKPFSCQMCGKAFSDGSNLRTHMALHRGVKKFTCDVCNQSFMQKAHLQTHQAIHTGAKTAQCRYCGKRFSRTSDMRQHEFQHSKEKTWNCQQCSKTFHRPTLLRRHMKVHNNEKNYVCEFCTKRFYTKFHLTRHSRSCKGLKPTQQVSSSITSSVSVMMSSVSAEVASVSFVAASDISLPLSSEEMGELPSLPNTSSMLSLSALTVASQQEMFNPVSSGNSSVAIPAAEEQGQTHLYGNAMTTVSTDYCQSRDSAGQ; via the exons CTTGCTCTAGTCCTGTCTACTCAAGTACCTGCGCCAGCCATTTGACAGGTACAGCAACATGCAATTCCATGTCTATCCCCTTGCCTGCAACTTCCTGTGTTCAGTCAGAACATGGGCAACAGCAGTGTGTGTGCACCTCAAGCAACAGCATCACCAACAATAACCAGGAAGACAGCAAATGCAACCGTACCAATGACAGGCCTCCTTCAGTGCCATCATTACCCATGACTCTACCTGTCTCTATGCCTGGGTGCCCACCAATGCTTATCATGTTCTCACTCCGCTTGCCAATGCCGGACATCACTTCAGGTATGGAAAGAG GTGTCAGTAGAGAAATGACATCACCTTCTCCTTCAGTTGGCTCAACCCCTCGGCTGCCACCATTCCCCCCTCCTTTTCCCTTGCTTTTTCCCATCATGCCTTCTCAGGATGGTCGCCATTCCAGGCCTCTCCTACCCTACCCTGACCTTCCTCCCCCTATCCAAGCCTCCACTTCTCCACAAACAAGCAGCTTACCTTTGCCACCTGTTTCGTTTCCACAAGGTGGACTTCCCCTGCCACCACTACCTTTACAGCTTCCCTCATCACTGACCCTTCCTCCATTGCTGCATCAGCCTCCAGTTCCTATTTCCGATGGCACCTTAGCGTCTTTGCCCTCTCTTCTACCTCAGCCAGTGACCTCAACTCCCCACACAGATCTCACTTTGCCCCCTCTAGTACCACTTCCATCAGTGACCCATCCCCAGACTAACTTAACTTTACCGCCTCTTCTTCCAACACCATCCACATCTGAATCCCACAACAGTCTCCCTTTGCCTCCATTTCCACCTCAGTCCTTTACTTCCTTTGTCCAGAGTGGCCTACCATTGACTACTTTGTCGCCTAGTAGTCTTCCTTTGCCACCCTTGCTACCTCATCACCCACCAGCATCAATTCCTGAAGGCAGCATCGGCTTGCATCCTCTGCCTCAGCTGACGCCATCTACAACAGAGAATTGCTTGTCAAAAATGACAGCACTCTCACCCAGTAATATTCCTTTGGTGTCCTTGACCCAAGGATCATTCCCACCGCTGCCTCCACTTCCAGCCCAGGATGAAACTGCAACCTCTCTACCTCTTCCACCCCAAATATCCATTCCTTTACCTCCACCCTTAACATCACCAGCTGTTGGTGGCCCACAGAGCAGTGTTATGTTCAGCCTGGCAGGGCAGAATGGATTTCCTCCACCTCACCCTCTGCCAGGACAGCTTTTTCACCCACTGCCTTTTATTCATGGTTCTCCTGGACCTCACTTTGTTGGCCAAATGTCAAGACGCATGGCGGAAGACTGTAGCAGACAGGAAGACTGTAGCCAGATGGGTGAAGAGGGAAAAAGTGAGCCTCATACGACTGGTGCCTTGAGACCTTCACCGTCTTATGGTCAGCAGTTTGAAGAAGCAGTATCAACTTTGGCCGATGTTGAGGCAAATACTGCAGATTCTTTTGACAGCTGCGAGTCACGAATGTCTGATTCCTGCAAAGAACAAAATAGTCAAAACGCTGGATCTTTTGATGCTGAAGATAAAAGCAAGTCAACCTCTTTTGAAAGAGAGATCAAAATAGATGACCTTCATTCACCTAGCACAGACCTGGACATAAGTGACAAACAGGTTTCAGAGAAGCCTTCTGCAGTGTTGAGAGTACAACCTAAAGACTGCCACACCGGACTTGAAAAATTCTCGGAAGGAGAATCCAACCATGGCTGCACTTTGCCAGAGACTGCAACCATTCGAAGTCAGGATTTGGTGGAAGAAAACCTGAGGACTGTCTGTGATCCCACATTCATGGATCTGGCTGGTCAAGAGTGTGTCCCAAGGGAGGGTCATAAATCCTCAAACCAAAATTTTCCTCACTTCCCTGACAGTGGCAATGACCCACAGCTGCTGCCTTCCCATTTAACCTCATCCATTCCATCTAAGGCAACAAGGAGTAGTGAGCAGAGTCATCATCCTATGCTGGACCAACTGTCCGGTTTTGTGCAGACTTTTGGAGACCATTCCATTAGCAAACTTCGGCAAGAAGTGTGTCTTTCCAGTCAATGCATGGAGACACAACACTGTTCTCAGGCTGAATTCTTGCCCGTATCTcaggaagaaaattactctGCCCGGCTGGCCAGCACCTACCCACAAATGGCACAAAACCAGGTTTTTGATGCCAGTGGTGCAGGAAATGGAACTGGAGGAGTGCAGCCTTCCAGGAGAGGTGAAGGGCACAATATGGCTAGTCATTTCCTGGAACAGACTGAAAGGACGCAACAAACGACATCACATCCAACTATATCCCAGCTGCAGCAGTCCTTGTCCAACAGACAGCCTGCCCATAGTTTTgatttgtcatcactgtcattaGAAGCTGAAAACCAAGGCCATACTCTGCTTAACCATTCACTGTCCTCTGTTCAACAGCTGAGGGAGAGCAATCAGTCCTTGGCAGGAACTCTTACAGACCCACTGTCTTCATCATGTGAGGTGCAGAATTGTTCTCTCCAAAATTCCACCATCCACAGCCACCTTCCTCAACCTTCAGCTAATCTGCTGTCCACTCTGTCAGTCACTCACCATGGCACATCTCATTTAGGATCCTCTTTCACAGCCTTGACAGGGGAGGATGTTGATGAAGGTGACATGGGTACAGCAGTTTCTGCCAGCATACGTATCAGCACTGCTGGCATTAGCTCGTCGGATTCTTCATATCCATTCCAGAATGGCTTACCATCAGACTTTGGTTTTCCAGCTCCGTGCTCATCATCTCCACCACTGattcaacagcagcagcagactcTCCTCCCAAGTGTTGGCTATTCACCTCCTGGTCTCTCTAATCAGGGGCTCTCACCAAATCTTTTCAGCTCAATGGGGATGGGGGGTACGGAACAAAGTGCGGTAGACAAAGACAGTCAGAACCTTCAGCTTGTGAGATCTTCAAGTTTGAATACCAACCTTGGATTACCGAATATGTCTG TTTTGGACATGCTGCTTAAGACAGATTTGACAGTAAGCAAGACTTCAGATGCAGTGCCCAACAGCTCTGTGCAGAAGACAGCTTTGTTGGACAGTGAACTTCCAAGCCTGACACCATTGTTTGCTGGCCATT ATTGTGTGGAGTGCAACAAAATGTACCAAGATATCTGTCAGCATCATGGGGCAAGGTATTACTCGGTATCAGATGCACCCCTGCTGTCAAAAGCTAGGGCAACCTTGCCATCCTGCCTCACTTTGGGAGAGTCCAGCATTGTTGGTCATTTGAATAACACAG gaGTGTTTTCTAAAGGAAAGATACAAGCAAATACAGAATTTGGTCCTCTGCAGGGAAAAATTTTAACTACATCAGAAACGCCAGACATCAAAAGTTTTAGCAGACTAAAA ATATTCTATGAGGAAGCAACACAAGTTCTTGACATCAGTGATGAGAATCTGTCGAATTGGCTTATGTTTCTTAAACCAGCACGCAATTCTTTGGAACGTAACGTAGTTGCCTTTCAGCGTGGCACCAGCATTGTGTATGTCACATGTAAGGATATCACTCCTGGTGCAGAACTTCTGTTTTGGTTCTCCAACGAGTATGCCAGAAtgatgg GTCTTGCAAGCAAGCGTGCCACGGCCTCATCGCAGTATTGCCCATGTTGCCCAGTGTGCTCACATGTGTTCATTGATCAGAAACAGTTACGCCAGCACCGTATGAAGGAACATCGAGATCTGGAAGAATCCAAGTGGCCATGCACACTGTGCACAGCTCGATTTCAATCTTCTAGCAGACTAAACTCTCATGTTCGTTCACAGCACATGCATCTCAAGCCTTTTTCATGCCAAATGTGTGGGAAAGCTTTTTCTGATGGTAGCAACTTAAGAACCCACATGGCCCTCCACAGag GTGTGAAGAAATTCACCTGTGATGTGTGCAACCAGAGTTTCATGCAAAAAGCTCACCTGCAAACTCACCAAGCCATTCACACAGGTGCCAAGACAGCTCAATGCCGATACTGTGGAAAACGCTTCAGCCGTACTTCAGACATGCGACAACATGAATTTCAGCATTCCAAAGAGAAGACCTGGAATTGCCAGCAATGTAGCAAGACATTCCATAGACCCACACTGCTTCGGAGGCACATGAAAGTTCACAATAATGAAAAGAACTATGTGTGCGAATTTTGCACCAAGAGATTTTACACAAAGTTCCATTTAACAAGGCATTCTCGGAGCTGCAAGGGCTTAAAACCAACACAGCAGGTGTCATCATCCATTACTTCATCAGTGTCAGTGATGATGTCCTCCGTGTCAGCAGAAGTAGCTTCAGTTTCGTTTGTTGCTGCATCAGACATTTCTTTGCCCCTGTCCTCTGAGGAAATGGGTGAGTTGCCTTCATTGCCAAACACATCATCGATGCTTTCCTTGTCAGCTTTAACAGTTGCTTCGCAGCAGGAAATGTTTAATCCTGTGAGCAGTGGCAACAGTTCAGTTGCTATACCAGCTGCAGAAGAGCAAGGACAGACCCACTTGTATGGGAATGCAATGACAACAGTATCGACTGATTATTGCCAGTCCAGAGACAGTGCTGGACAGTGA
- the LOC112566069 gene encoding uncharacterized protein LOC112566069 isoform X2 → MGDLLPAINVDQLTMSVNSAVSGGVLPPFPLLPPPPTSVLPPASFAEVSPALPCVPVARLPPLPVFSTPSAFQISPPESTCSSPVYSSTCASHLTGTATCNSMSIPLPATSCVQSEHGQQQCVCTSSNSITNNNQEDSKCNRTNDRPPSVPSLPMTLPVSMPGCPPMLIMFSLRLPMPDITSGVSREMTSPSPSVGSTPRLPPFPPPFPLLFPIMPSQDGRHSRPLLPYPDLPPPIQASTSPQTSSLPLPPVSFPQGGLPLPPLPLQLPSSLTLPPLLHQPPVPISDGTLASLPSLLPQPVTSTPHTDLTLPPLVPLPSVTHPQTNLTLPPLLPTPSTSESHNSLPLPPFPPQSFTSFVQSGLPLTTLSPSSLPLPPLLPHHPPASIPEGSIGLHPLPQLTPSTTENCLSKMTALSPSNIPLVSLTQGSFPPLPPLPAQDETATSLPLPPQISIPLPPPLTSPAVGGPQSSVMFSLAGQNGFPPPHPLPGQLFHPLPFIHGSPGPHFVGQMSRRMAEDCSRQEDCSQMGEEGKSEPHTTGALRPSPSYGQQFEEAVSTLADVEANTADSFDSCESRMSDSCKEQNSQNAGSFDAEDKSKSTSFEREIKIDDLHSPSTDLDISDKQVSEKPSAVLRVQPKDCHTGLEKFSEGESNHGCTLPETATIRSQDLVEENLRTVCDPTFMDLAGQECVPREGHKSSNQNFPHFPDSGNDPQLLPSHLTSSIPSKATRSSEQSHHPMLDQLSGFVQTFGDHSISKLRQEVCLSSQCMETQHCSQAEFLPVSQEENYSARLASTYPQMAQNQVFDASGAGNGTGGVQPSRRGEGHNMASHFLEQTERTQQTTSHPTISQLQQSLSNRQPAHSFDLSSLSLEAENQGHTLLNHSLSSVQQLRESNQSLAGTLTDPLSSSCEVQNCSLQNSTIHSHLPQPSANLLSTLSVTHHGTSHLGSSFTALTGEDVDEGDMGTAVSASIRISTAGISSSDSSYPFQNGLPSDFGFPAPCSSSPPLIQQQQQTLLPSVGYSPPGLSNQGLSPNLFSSMGMGGTEQSAVDKDSQNLQLVRSSSLNTNLGLPNMSVLDMLLKTDLTVSKTSDAVPNSSVQKTALLDSELPSLTPLFAGHYCVECNKMYQDICQHHGARYYSVSDAPLLSKARATLPSCLTLGESSIVGHLNNTGVFSKGKIQANTEFGPLQGKILTTSETPDIKSFSRLKIFYEEATQVLDISDENLSNWLMFLKPARNSLERNVVAFQRGTSIVYVTCKDITPGAELLFWFSNEYARMMGLASKRATASSQYCPCCPVCSHVFIDQKQLRQHRMKEHRDLEESKWPCTLCTARFQSSSRLNSHVRSQHMHLKPFSCQMCGKAFSDGSNLRTHMALHRGVKKFTCDVCNQSFMQKAHLQTHQAIHTGAKTAQCRYCGKRFSRTSDMRQHEFQHSKEKTWNCQQCSKTFHRPTLLRRHMKVHNNEKNYVCEFCTKRFYTKFHLTRHSRSCKGLKPTQQVSSSITSSVSVMMSSVSAEVASVSFVAASDISLPLSSEEMGELPSLPNTSSMLSLSALTVASQQEMFNPVSSGNSSVAIPAAEEQGQTHLYGNAMTTVSTDYCQSRDSAGQ, encoded by the exons CTTGCTCTAGTCCTGTCTACTCAAGTACCTGCGCCAGCCATTTGACAGGTACAGCAACATGCAATTCCATGTCTATCCCCTTGCCTGCAACTTCCTGTGTTCAGTCAGAACATGGGCAACAGCAGTGTGTGTGCACCTCAAGCAACAGCATCACCAACAATAACCAGGAAGACAGCAAATGCAACCGTACCAATGACAGGCCTCCTTCAGTGCCATCATTACCCATGACTCTACCTGTCTCTATGCCTGGGTGCCCACCAATGCTTATCATGTTCTCACTCCGCTTGCCAATGCCGGACATCACTTCAG GTGTCAGTAGAGAAATGACATCACCTTCTCCTTCAGTTGGCTCAACCCCTCGGCTGCCACCATTCCCCCCTCCTTTTCCCTTGCTTTTTCCCATCATGCCTTCTCAGGATGGTCGCCATTCCAGGCCTCTCCTACCCTACCCTGACCTTCCTCCCCCTATCCAAGCCTCCACTTCTCCACAAACAAGCAGCTTACCTTTGCCACCTGTTTCGTTTCCACAAGGTGGACTTCCCCTGCCACCACTACCTTTACAGCTTCCCTCATCACTGACCCTTCCTCCATTGCTGCATCAGCCTCCAGTTCCTATTTCCGATGGCACCTTAGCGTCTTTGCCCTCTCTTCTACCTCAGCCAGTGACCTCAACTCCCCACACAGATCTCACTTTGCCCCCTCTAGTACCACTTCCATCAGTGACCCATCCCCAGACTAACTTAACTTTACCGCCTCTTCTTCCAACACCATCCACATCTGAATCCCACAACAGTCTCCCTTTGCCTCCATTTCCACCTCAGTCCTTTACTTCCTTTGTCCAGAGTGGCCTACCATTGACTACTTTGTCGCCTAGTAGTCTTCCTTTGCCACCCTTGCTACCTCATCACCCACCAGCATCAATTCCTGAAGGCAGCATCGGCTTGCATCCTCTGCCTCAGCTGACGCCATCTACAACAGAGAATTGCTTGTCAAAAATGACAGCACTCTCACCCAGTAATATTCCTTTGGTGTCCTTGACCCAAGGATCATTCCCACCGCTGCCTCCACTTCCAGCCCAGGATGAAACTGCAACCTCTCTACCTCTTCCACCCCAAATATCCATTCCTTTACCTCCACCCTTAACATCACCAGCTGTTGGTGGCCCACAGAGCAGTGTTATGTTCAGCCTGGCAGGGCAGAATGGATTTCCTCCACCTCACCCTCTGCCAGGACAGCTTTTTCACCCACTGCCTTTTATTCATGGTTCTCCTGGACCTCACTTTGTTGGCCAAATGTCAAGACGCATGGCGGAAGACTGTAGCAGACAGGAAGACTGTAGCCAGATGGGTGAAGAGGGAAAAAGTGAGCCTCATACGACTGGTGCCTTGAGACCTTCACCGTCTTATGGTCAGCAGTTTGAAGAAGCAGTATCAACTTTGGCCGATGTTGAGGCAAATACTGCAGATTCTTTTGACAGCTGCGAGTCACGAATGTCTGATTCCTGCAAAGAACAAAATAGTCAAAACGCTGGATCTTTTGATGCTGAAGATAAAAGCAAGTCAACCTCTTTTGAAAGAGAGATCAAAATAGATGACCTTCATTCACCTAGCACAGACCTGGACATAAGTGACAAACAGGTTTCAGAGAAGCCTTCTGCAGTGTTGAGAGTACAACCTAAAGACTGCCACACCGGACTTGAAAAATTCTCGGAAGGAGAATCCAACCATGGCTGCACTTTGCCAGAGACTGCAACCATTCGAAGTCAGGATTTGGTGGAAGAAAACCTGAGGACTGTCTGTGATCCCACATTCATGGATCTGGCTGGTCAAGAGTGTGTCCCAAGGGAGGGTCATAAATCCTCAAACCAAAATTTTCCTCACTTCCCTGACAGTGGCAATGACCCACAGCTGCTGCCTTCCCATTTAACCTCATCCATTCCATCTAAGGCAACAAGGAGTAGTGAGCAGAGTCATCATCCTATGCTGGACCAACTGTCCGGTTTTGTGCAGACTTTTGGAGACCATTCCATTAGCAAACTTCGGCAAGAAGTGTGTCTTTCCAGTCAATGCATGGAGACACAACACTGTTCTCAGGCTGAATTCTTGCCCGTATCTcaggaagaaaattactctGCCCGGCTGGCCAGCACCTACCCACAAATGGCACAAAACCAGGTTTTTGATGCCAGTGGTGCAGGAAATGGAACTGGAGGAGTGCAGCCTTCCAGGAGAGGTGAAGGGCACAATATGGCTAGTCATTTCCTGGAACAGACTGAAAGGACGCAACAAACGACATCACATCCAACTATATCCCAGCTGCAGCAGTCCTTGTCCAACAGACAGCCTGCCCATAGTTTTgatttgtcatcactgtcattaGAAGCTGAAAACCAAGGCCATACTCTGCTTAACCATTCACTGTCCTCTGTTCAACAGCTGAGGGAGAGCAATCAGTCCTTGGCAGGAACTCTTACAGACCCACTGTCTTCATCATGTGAGGTGCAGAATTGTTCTCTCCAAAATTCCACCATCCACAGCCACCTTCCTCAACCTTCAGCTAATCTGCTGTCCACTCTGTCAGTCACTCACCATGGCACATCTCATTTAGGATCCTCTTTCACAGCCTTGACAGGGGAGGATGTTGATGAAGGTGACATGGGTACAGCAGTTTCTGCCAGCATACGTATCAGCACTGCTGGCATTAGCTCGTCGGATTCTTCATATCCATTCCAGAATGGCTTACCATCAGACTTTGGTTTTCCAGCTCCGTGCTCATCATCTCCACCACTGattcaacagcagcagcagactcTCCTCCCAAGTGTTGGCTATTCACCTCCTGGTCTCTCTAATCAGGGGCTCTCACCAAATCTTTTCAGCTCAATGGGGATGGGGGGTACGGAACAAAGTGCGGTAGACAAAGACAGTCAGAACCTTCAGCTTGTGAGATCTTCAAGTTTGAATACCAACCTTGGATTACCGAATATGTCTG TTTTGGACATGCTGCTTAAGACAGATTTGACAGTAAGCAAGACTTCAGATGCAGTGCCCAACAGCTCTGTGCAGAAGACAGCTTTGTTGGACAGTGAACTTCCAAGCCTGACACCATTGTTTGCTGGCCATT ATTGTGTGGAGTGCAACAAAATGTACCAAGATATCTGTCAGCATCATGGGGCAAGGTATTACTCGGTATCAGATGCACCCCTGCTGTCAAAAGCTAGGGCAACCTTGCCATCCTGCCTCACTTTGGGAGAGTCCAGCATTGTTGGTCATTTGAATAACACAG gaGTGTTTTCTAAAGGAAAGATACAAGCAAATACAGAATTTGGTCCTCTGCAGGGAAAAATTTTAACTACATCAGAAACGCCAGACATCAAAAGTTTTAGCAGACTAAAA ATATTCTATGAGGAAGCAACACAAGTTCTTGACATCAGTGATGAGAATCTGTCGAATTGGCTTATGTTTCTTAAACCAGCACGCAATTCTTTGGAACGTAACGTAGTTGCCTTTCAGCGTGGCACCAGCATTGTGTATGTCACATGTAAGGATATCACTCCTGGTGCAGAACTTCTGTTTTGGTTCTCCAACGAGTATGCCAGAAtgatgg GTCTTGCAAGCAAGCGTGCCACGGCCTCATCGCAGTATTGCCCATGTTGCCCAGTGTGCTCACATGTGTTCATTGATCAGAAACAGTTACGCCAGCACCGTATGAAGGAACATCGAGATCTGGAAGAATCCAAGTGGCCATGCACACTGTGCACAGCTCGATTTCAATCTTCTAGCAGACTAAACTCTCATGTTCGTTCACAGCACATGCATCTCAAGCCTTTTTCATGCCAAATGTGTGGGAAAGCTTTTTCTGATGGTAGCAACTTAAGAACCCACATGGCCCTCCACAGag GTGTGAAGAAATTCACCTGTGATGTGTGCAACCAGAGTTTCATGCAAAAAGCTCACCTGCAAACTCACCAAGCCATTCACACAGGTGCCAAGACAGCTCAATGCCGATACTGTGGAAAACGCTTCAGCCGTACTTCAGACATGCGACAACATGAATTTCAGCATTCCAAAGAGAAGACCTGGAATTGCCAGCAATGTAGCAAGACATTCCATAGACCCACACTGCTTCGGAGGCACATGAAAGTTCACAATAATGAAAAGAACTATGTGTGCGAATTTTGCACCAAGAGATTTTACACAAAGTTCCATTTAACAAGGCATTCTCGGAGCTGCAAGGGCTTAAAACCAACACAGCAGGTGTCATCATCCATTACTTCATCAGTGTCAGTGATGATGTCCTCCGTGTCAGCAGAAGTAGCTTCAGTTTCGTTTGTTGCTGCATCAGACATTTCTTTGCCCCTGTCCTCTGAGGAAATGGGTGAGTTGCCTTCATTGCCAAACACATCATCGATGCTTTCCTTGTCAGCTTTAACAGTTGCTTCGCAGCAGGAAATGTTTAATCCTGTGAGCAGTGGCAACAGTTCAGTTGCTATACCAGCTGCAGAAGAGCAAGGACAGACCCACTTGTATGGGAATGCAATGACAACAGTATCGACTGATTATTGCCAGTCCAGAGACAGTGCTGGACAGTGA